A genomic window from Oryctolagus cuniculus chromosome 12, mOryCun1.1, whole genome shotgun sequence includes:
- the LOC103346987 gene encoding neuroblastoma breakpoint family member 6-like protein isoform X2 has protein sequence MQNKKSIIGDAVPGGWEIQEDKEKNEEDLCQEEGMCTGGLTPDPRALTLELPFQRCPSVPGYTHFATSIDMALTLGPSLDVRVETSEQLSSQLAKSQRESKELKEKLRRAETKAYLLAKHLRDHNCEEYEDLIESMLREKPHFLEGQLAEELLPAENLKKCGVQIQEQAQELTQLQRKLQEGRALSQLIHQNLQALLTQQDPDSCQSRQLLTELLKLTEHLVAKLSTVNQTSGNQEEPYVDSPHTSRPSLRLAQLELLNGLPKPRVGPWWRWLTMRSVPVSGTSSKKNASSGKPALAVSTSGAR, from the exons ATGCAGAACAAAAAGAGCATAATAGGAGATGCAGTGCCTGGTGGGTGGGAGATCcaagaagacaaagagaagaatGAG GAAGACCTATGCCAAGAAGAGGGGATGTGCACAGGAGGCCTTACTCCAGACCCCAGAGCCTTGACCCTGGAACTGCCCTTCCAGCGATGCCCATCAG TCCCTGGATATACTCATTTTGCTACAAGCATCGATATGGCACTGACTCTCGGTCCCTCACTTGACGTGAGGGTAGAAACCAGTGAGCAATTAAGCTCTCAACTGGCAAAGAGCCAACGAGAAtcaaaagaactgaaggagaagcTTCGTAGAGCTGAGACTAAGGCCTACCTCCTGGCAAAGCACCTGCGGGACCACA ATTGTGAAGAGTATGAAGATCTAATTGAATCAATGCTGAGGGAGAAGCCGCACTTCCTGGAGGGGCAGCTGGCAGAGGAGCTGCTACCTGCGGAGAATCTCAA GAAATGTGGTGTTCAAATTCAAGAGCAGGCCCAAGAGCTGACCCAATTACAGCGGAAGTTACAGGAAGGGAGAGCTCTTTCTCAGCTCATTCATCAAAATCTCCAGGCCCTCCTCACCCAGCAGGACCCTGACAGCTGCCAGAGCCGGCAACTACTCACTGAGCTGCTCAAGCTGACAGAGCACCTTGTTGCCAAACTCAGCACAG TCAACCAGACATCTGGGAACCAGGAGGAGCCTTACGTGGACTCTCCCCATACCAG CAGGCCAAgtctcaggctggcccagctggaGCTTCTCAATGGCCTGCCTAAACCCAGAGTGGGACCCTGGTGGAGGTGGCTTACGATGAGATCTGTGCCAGTGTCTGGAACCTCCAGCAAGAAGAATGCTTCTTCAGGGAAGCCGGCCTTGGCAGTGAGTACTTCTGGGGCAAGGTGA
- the LOC103346987 gene encoding neuroblastoma breakpoint family member 6-like protein isoform X1, with translation MQCLVGGRSKKTKRRMRPMPRRGDVHRRPYSRPQSLDPGTALPAMPIRYNIVAVKLYTYVYVPGYTHFATSIDMALTLGPSLDVRVETSEQLSSQLAKSQRESKELKEKLRRAETKAYLLAKHLRDHNCEEYEDLIESMLREKPHFLEGQLAEELLPAENLKKCGVQIQEQAQELTQLQRKLQEGRALSQLIHQNLQALLTQQDPDSCQSRQLLTELLKLTEHLVAKLSTVNQTSGNQEEPYVDSPHTSRPSLRLAQLELLNGLPKPRVGPWWRWLTMRSVPVSGTSSKKNASSGKPALAVSTSGAR, from the exons ATGCAGTGCCTGGTGGGTGGGAGATCcaagaagacaaagagaagaatGAG ACCTATGCCAAGAAGAGGGGATGTGCACAGGAGGCCTTACTCCAGACCCCAGAGCCTTGACCCTGGAACTGCCCTTCCAGCGATGCCCATCAG ATACAACATTGTGGCCGTGAAGCTTTACACGTATGTATATG TCCCTGGATATACTCATTTTGCTACAAGCATCGATATGGCACTGACTCTCGGTCCCTCACTTGACGTGAGGGTAGAAACCAGTGAGCAATTAAGCTCTCAACTGGCAAAGAGCCAACGAGAAtcaaaagaactgaaggagaagcTTCGTAGAGCTGAGACTAAGGCCTACCTCCTGGCAAAGCACCTGCGGGACCACA ATTGTGAAGAGTATGAAGATCTAATTGAATCAATGCTGAGGGAGAAGCCGCACTTCCTGGAGGGGCAGCTGGCAGAGGAGCTGCTACCTGCGGAGAATCTCAA GAAATGTGGTGTTCAAATTCAAGAGCAGGCCCAAGAGCTGACCCAATTACAGCGGAAGTTACAGGAAGGGAGAGCTCTTTCTCAGCTCATTCATCAAAATCTCCAGGCCCTCCTCACCCAGCAGGACCCTGACAGCTGCCAGAGCCGGCAACTACTCACTGAGCTGCTCAAGCTGACAGAGCACCTTGTTGCCAAACTCAGCACAG TCAACCAGACATCTGGGAACCAGGAGGAGCCTTACGTGGACTCTCCCCATACCAG CAGGCCAAgtctcaggctggcccagctggaGCTTCTCAATGGCCTGCCTAAACCCAGAGTGGGACCCTGGTGGAGGTGGCTTACGATGAGATCTGTGCCAGTGTCTGGAACCTCCAGCAAGAAGAATGCTTCTTCAGGGAAGCCGGCCTTGGCAGTGAGTACTTCTGGGGCAAGGTGA
- the LOC103346987 gene encoding neuroblastoma breakpoint family member 6-like protein isoform X3, whose product MPRRGDVHRRPYSRPQSLDPGTALPAMPIRYNIVAVKLYTYVYVPGYTHFATSIDMALTLGPSLDVRVETSEQLSSQLAKSQRESKELKEKLRRAETKAYLLAKHLRDHNCEEYEDLIESMLREKPHFLEGQLAEELLPAENLKKCGVQIQEQAQELTQLQRKLQEGRALSQLIHQNLQALLTQQDPDSCQSRQLLTELLKLTEHLVAKLSTVNQTSGNQEEPYVDSPHTSRPSLRLAQLELLNGLPKPRVGPWWRWLTMRSVPVSGTSSKKNASSGKPALAVSTSGAR is encoded by the exons ATGCCAAGAAGAGGGGATGTGCACAGGAGGCCTTACTCCAGACCCCAGAGCCTTGACCCTGGAACTGCCCTTCCAGCGATGCCCATCAG ATACAACATTGTGGCCGTGAAGCTTTACACGTATGTATATG TCCCTGGATATACTCATTTTGCTACAAGCATCGATATGGCACTGACTCTCGGTCCCTCACTTGACGTGAGGGTAGAAACCAGTGAGCAATTAAGCTCTCAACTGGCAAAGAGCCAACGAGAAtcaaaagaactgaaggagaagcTTCGTAGAGCTGAGACTAAGGCCTACCTCCTGGCAAAGCACCTGCGGGACCACA ATTGTGAAGAGTATGAAGATCTAATTGAATCAATGCTGAGGGAGAAGCCGCACTTCCTGGAGGGGCAGCTGGCAGAGGAGCTGCTACCTGCGGAGAATCTCAA GAAATGTGGTGTTCAAATTCAAGAGCAGGCCCAAGAGCTGACCCAATTACAGCGGAAGTTACAGGAAGGGAGAGCTCTTTCTCAGCTCATTCATCAAAATCTCCAGGCCCTCCTCACCCAGCAGGACCCTGACAGCTGCCAGAGCCGGCAACTACTCACTGAGCTGCTCAAGCTGACAGAGCACCTTGTTGCCAAACTCAGCACAG TCAACCAGACATCTGGGAACCAGGAGGAGCCTTACGTGGACTCTCCCCATACCAG CAGGCCAAgtctcaggctggcccagctggaGCTTCTCAATGGCCTGCCTAAACCCAGAGTGGGACCCTGGTGGAGGTGGCTTACGATGAGATCTGTGCCAGTGTCTGGAACCTCCAGCAAGAAGAATGCTTCTTCAGGGAAGCCGGCCTTGGCAGTGAGTACTTCTGGGGCAAGGTGA
- the LOC103346987 gene encoding putative neuroblastoma breakpoint family member 5 isoform X4 → MCTGGLTPDPRALTLELPFQRCPSVPGYTHFATSIDMALTLGPSLDVRVETSEQLSSQLAKSQRESKELKEKLRRAETKAYLLAKHLRDHNCEEYEDLIESMLREKPHFLEGQLAEELLPAENLKKCGVQIQEQAQELTQLQRKLQEGRALSQLIHQNLQALLTQQDPDSCQSRQLLTELLKLTEHLVAKLSTVNQTSGNQEEPYVDSPHTSRPSLRLAQLELLNGLPKPRVGPWWRWLTMRSVPVSGTSSKKNASSGKPALAVSTSGAR, encoded by the exons ATGTGCACAGGAGGCCTTACTCCAGACCCCAGAGCCTTGACCCTGGAACTGCCCTTCCAGCGATGCCCATCAG TCCCTGGATATACTCATTTTGCTACAAGCATCGATATGGCACTGACTCTCGGTCCCTCACTTGACGTGAGGGTAGAAACCAGTGAGCAATTAAGCTCTCAACTGGCAAAGAGCCAACGAGAAtcaaaagaactgaaggagaagcTTCGTAGAGCTGAGACTAAGGCCTACCTCCTGGCAAAGCACCTGCGGGACCACA ATTGTGAAGAGTATGAAGATCTAATTGAATCAATGCTGAGGGAGAAGCCGCACTTCCTGGAGGGGCAGCTGGCAGAGGAGCTGCTACCTGCGGAGAATCTCAA GAAATGTGGTGTTCAAATTCAAGAGCAGGCCCAAGAGCTGACCCAATTACAGCGGAAGTTACAGGAAGGGAGAGCTCTTTCTCAGCTCATTCATCAAAATCTCCAGGCCCTCCTCACCCAGCAGGACCCTGACAGCTGCCAGAGCCGGCAACTACTCACTGAGCTGCTCAAGCTGACAGAGCACCTTGTTGCCAAACTCAGCACAG TCAACCAGACATCTGGGAACCAGGAGGAGCCTTACGTGGACTCTCCCCATACCAG CAGGCCAAgtctcaggctggcccagctggaGCTTCTCAATGGCCTGCCTAAACCCAGAGTGGGACCCTGGTGGAGGTGGCTTACGATGAGATCTGTGCCAGTGTCTGGAACCTCCAGCAAGAAGAATGCTTCTTCAGGGAAGCCGGCCTTGGCAGTGAGTACTTCTGGGGCAAGGTGA